CGTCCACAAACAGGTTATGGGGAGGAGGACCGCTATTTTGTGCAGTTTGACTCGGTACCTGAGGTGGTGGCGAGAAATAGCACAGCACGTGTCCGCTACCAGTGCCCCAAGGCCTGCAGGGTCGGACTAGAGGTCGTGCTCACCACCCCGCACAAAACCGAGCAGCTGGTCTTCAGAAGGACATGGACCAGTGTCAAAAACCTGGGCAACCCCAGGGTCCGAATGGTGCCAGTGAAGCTGCCCCCCTTTGTGGTGCATAAACAGAACCACCATTTTCACACACGCTTCAGCGATGCCAACAAGGAGGTTGTGATACGGGCTTGGCTTGCCGACATCGGCACACAGGATGCAACCGAGAGCCATGCAAAGGATGGAGAGTACCACCACGGATCGCTGGCACACACGTTTAAGCTGCTGCTCCGCACGGTTCTGCCTGTTGATGGGCCAGCTCAGGCACCAGCCACGTGCAGCACATCATGGGGGACTGAGTTACTGTGGCAGCTGGCTGAAGGCAGAATTCAGCAGTGTCCCTATGAGACAGGTGCCAATCAAATGGCTCACCACAGAGCTCTAGAAAAACACAAGCATTAGACTTTGCACTGAATTACTAAATCATTTCCGACGCTATTCCACAATATTCAAGACTTTTTCATTGTCATTATGCAGTTACCCGTAGAACTTAACTCAATAATATGCTGATTTTTTTGTTGCAAGatgtatttatttcttttatttgttttgccTCTGAATGATTTTTAGATGCGGTGGACTTGATGGAGTTCCCTATGGTGAGCACCGGAGAACATTACGGGGTCATTCGCGTCTTCCAGCCATTTGTCAACGGGGAGCTGGAGACAGCTCGATACCACAACGTGGAGCATCCAAGGTCTGCTCGAAATTACATTAATCATCTTAACTCCCTTTTCATTGGCGGCGGGCAAGCGCCTATCTCAAACAGGGCACTGGCACTGAGAGTGTGTCTTTTGTGAGAGCTGGTCCCCGATGCACCGCTCtcattagacagacagacagtgctgCCGTGCCGAAAAGAAGCATCTCGCCCAGTAGGGGCTGCCCAGCAGAATACTAACTCCCACACTAGACGTATACTTTTTATCTCACTTGGTCTGCTGCTTTACTTCATTTGGTTACCTTTCTTTTTAATCTTCATTTTAAATGAGTTATATTATGCATGCACTCTATGGAATAATTGGGCCAATGCGATTCCTTCAGAGCAATGTCATAAAAGAAGCTTTTTTTTCTCAGTGCTTCCAAGAACTGTTGCAGCAATAGTTATTTAAAGAActagcacaggggtggggaacttatgtctcgagggccgtttacagcccttgaggcagTCTTACCCCGCCCCCTACATAATTTTAAtgatatgcagtttcacatgaaacatgacatgttatgtaaagaaatgttagaaattacatttgtgatacaattaagttatattttcaggggacctagtgaaggtggggtctgttgttagGATGGTCATCTTcaataaagtgcagggggaaatcctggcttgtGCTCATAGTATGGTCCCGCATATATGACACCGATATACAGTAGCTGTAATATAGCATGGCCCATTAACATCGGAGGCTCCTAAGAACCATTTCCCATATATAGAATCTTATAACTTACATAATGTAATGGCACATCATTCTGCATATTCTGCACATCTTCATGGAACCCGGTGGATTTGTATAAAAATCCCTTTCAACAcctttatttatgtttttattatgGTATTTGCCATTTCATGTACTGTAACAAAGGTCACATGGACTGATACATAAAACTGAATTCTGTCCTATATTGCCCATCTATCGTAGCACACGTTATGTAAATAGACagcactgtgtcacaatgacatagGGTGAACTCACCCCGAAAATGATGACTTCTGTCACTCCCAGTTTATCCAGGTCACCTTGTAATTGCATCATGCCGGATCTTTGCccgaggttttttttatttaaaaaatggtaAGTCCCAGACATTATTTATATAATTTGTGCCCATCGGTCCCATTATGCTGTTGCCAGGGTGACGGTTTAGTGACAGGTGTAACCTCTGTGGAATTCAGCATCTTGGTGTGTCTAGGACACTGTGCCTGAGGGGGTAGGCAGGCTAAGCTAAAGATATTCAGATGGTTTGTTTTTCTTGTTCACAGGATGGCCATCTCAGTGTGGATATACCTGTTAAACTGGTGTAGTGGAATGCGCTGTGCGATCATGAAGCATGTTGATGAACTGAACAGCTTTGGCACACCCCTGATCATGCTTACTAACGCAGGTATGCATACCCACTTCTGAACTCACATGGGAGTAGCTTTGAACTGTATACGTACATTCCTGtgcctccatcacacacacacgcacttctctTGTGATGTTTAATTatcagcacctaggagctgtgcatggaactttgaactgttgaatgTTTAATTATCTGTTTATCTGTATGAGTTTTCAATTTACAGATATATTTAAAACACTTCCCATACCCATATTTccattttcagtcattttttcATTAAGTCATGCAGTCATGTATGTTCATTCTGATGGTTGTGGACTTGTATGTATATGTTTTGAAGGAAACATAGTGATTCAGGTACGATTAGGCTCCAGAGTGGAGAAAGCCTTCACAGCCTACACCTCCTTGCCCATCCTGACTTGGATTCGTTTAGACTGCTACGTTGAATACACCCAGGTACTCCATCATACTCAGTGCTCTGGAACCTTTTTCTCATTAAACAGGGGTGTCTGTTAATTTCGAACTCCATTTTCTTGCCACGGCGAAGGCCATTAAAGCCCATAAAATCACACCTGTCCAGCCCGCCGTTCAGCCTTAGCAAATTAATGACATTTATTTTACCTGTCTTCGCCTTTAGAATTCTTAAACTCGAAAGCCTCATATGCTTCCCCTGCTCTGTGCTCCATTCTCTCTCTACTTTGAGTGTTCCTAATTCTGTCGTGTACCTCTTCTGTTTTTGACTGTAATGGTTTCTCTGGATATATCACAGCTAGCTAATAATTTTTGCATGGCATGTGATAAATATATGATGTTTGCCTTTCAAGGTGAAACTTCAAGTAAATTATAAAACAGTCTCAGAGGCAATGGTTTCAGCAGTGCACGTGTATGAGTAAGTATTATTATAAGAGGAAAAAAGTCCCATGAGATACTTTGTGTTTCACTGTATGCTTAATGAAAGCATAAATGAGAGATGGATGTATTGATTTGCAGCTTTGAAGAGGACATTCTGTGCAATGACACATCGGGATACTTGGTCATAGGGGGGAGCAGATTCATGACTGGCTTCTTTGGATATGTTGGACCCGTGCGTTATTACCGTCTAGGAACTACAGAGGTGAGCACTAAAGGCCCTCGATCGCTTCTCCATCGTCAACAAATTCAATTAGCTAGTCATTGCTGAAGACAGTCTTGATTCCTGCTGATGAGATGTAATGTAATCGTACTATGAACACATAAAAAGATTGGGACCTGAAATTACCGACACCACCACCTCAGTGAAATAAAACTATATAGACTGAAATATTTGCTTCATATGCAGGTTATCAACCCGCTTCACCCCGCAAAGACACTTAAGGAGCTAGACAAGGCACACTGGGAGTGTGAAGAAGTGAGACTGGTGATAGACGAATTTATGGATGGACTTGTAGTTCACAGAGACGCCttgggtaatacttttttgttcAGAAAATACAAATCCCCGATTCTCTTTTATGCTGTATATTTAAAGGATACAATAGTTCACAAGGAGATCATTAGGTATTGCACAGTACGAAATGCAGTGGTAACTCAACACTTCAACAATTCAACACTCCAtatgatttaacatcttcttgattctatttggtcccagagtactctctatgtgttgaattaacactgcattttttttactgtgcaaaaTGCTTAGtatcaaggctctaaattaacaccacccaaccagccaaatgctggtgaaatttccgtttggctggtagaaaagaacaaCTTAGAGCCACTATGACcaattagtgagtgtatgtttggcaagtaagattaacatatactagccattttggccaatgatgaaaaaagttaatttagagccctgcttagtGTTATAATGAAATGCTTTTTGTCTCTTTCAGATGTCTGTTATTCGTACTATGCAGCTCAGATGAGAAGGTATGGTCAAATGACCTGCGCTCAGGTACTGGAGTGGGACTCACATCGGAAATACTGGCCTGCACTCAAGCTGATAGTGACTCAGGAAGACATCGTGTCAGGTATCCATGTAAGCCAACCTGGCACCACTGCGTCTGATAATATTAGAGAGGATACTATATGACTTTTGGTTGGTGCTCTTCCAAGGTTTCCCTGTGCTAGGATTAACTGCTCACTGCCAAAATGTTAGCGGCTAATCCATCAAGCAACagagcaaaaaagtcaaataaCCCCAAAGTGACATAGTGatagcgcaaacacacacagaaagaattaaaaaaaacttttactattacttttaaatgtactttctcACTGGCTCTGTCATTATGAAACTGCATAGCAGCGGTATCCTTTATGCATACTAAGCAGCTACCATGCTCAAGACTTGTCAGGCCATGAGTGCCTTTGTAGTGTAAGCCACTCTGACAACCAGTGCACTTAATAACATTAAGCTTTCCTTCAGAGTATGTATACCACATAACACAATGCAGCGCTTGTAACATAATACAGTATATCCTCAAACAAACTGATCTTGACTTATGGctcatgcatttgtgcgtgtgtgtgtgtgtgtgtgtgcgtgcgtgtgcatgcatatgtgcgggcgcgcgtgtgcgcgtgtgtgtgtttgaacgtgcttggcgcgtgtgtgtgttttgtgtgtgcatatgtgtggtttgtgtgtgtgtgcgtgcacgtgcgtgtgtgtgtgtgtctgtgtgtgtgtgtgtgtgtgtgtgtgtgtgtgtgtgtgtgtgtgtgtgtgtgtgtgtgtgtgtgtgtgtgtgtgtgtgtgtgtgtgtgtgtgtgtgcactcaaggggagtggggcagcgTGGCAGCTCTGGCCCTGGGTAGCCGTCTCTTTGAAGAAGCGGTTGGCAGAATGGCCCAAGGGGAGGACTCTGGatcccagccccagctccagctccagccactCCAGCTCCGGCCCGAGCTCTCACCCTTGGCTCTGCTCAAGGTGTCCTCTTGCCTGGGCCACCACCAGGCCGCCTTGCTGTTGGCCACTGTTCATCTGGCAGGCTTTGGGGTCCCTGTGGACCTTCAGCAGGTACACTGATGATCTGTGATctgcccttctttctttctttctttctttctttctttctttctttctttctttctttctttctttctttctttctttctttctttctttctttctttctttctttctttctttctgtcttactttctttctgtcttactTTATTTCTTTTTGTAAAGCTTTTTGAAGCTACTGTAACAGCTACTGGCAGTGAATATCTTTCAGCTGTGTCCCTGCATGTTGTTCTGCTGATTGTGCTTGGCCACAATTTCTAGGATGCTATGATTGGGACTCCTGAAAACACAGCATTTTGCAAGAACAGATTGGGCTGAACAATCACCTGTTTTTTATGTCCTCCAGTCACTAGCTACTCCTGAGGGTTACTACAGTACTAGCTGTACCCAAAACTCTAATGCTAAGTTTATCACAATGTAAACCAAACATCATACATCCCATCTAGGGCTTGAGAATATGGCAAAATACATTGACCACAGTCCTTTTTTCTTTATTGACCAGTACTGATTTCATCATGATTAGGACTGACCCATAGAATTTAAAACatttgttgtcatggtgttgaCAATTGTTAATGGTTGATTTGTTAGATGTTTCTATTAACTACCTGATTGTTGTACCATATTTTCCAAGcgaaatgctgtgtttttaggGAGTGCCTTCAGCAGTGGATCTAACTGAGTTGTTTTCTTGTTTGCCAGGGTCATGTGTACAGCCTGTTCGGAGCTTCTGGAGATGACAGACTAGCGCTGCTGCACCTTGGCTACAAGCATATGTATGGCCTTGAAGGCTTTGCCCAAGACCCTGCCCTGGCCTACAGTTACTACGTCAACATCGCCAAGCAAACTAGTGTCGACAGAGACAGAGTTGACGATGCCCAGGTGAGAGCTTTTCACAAGTGCACAAAAGGTATGCTTTGTGGTTGTTCTTGACAGAGGTTTATACGAAGGTTTATAGGGTCTGtgatacagagatacagaataTAAAGCTTCCATATTGCAGTTTGTATATGCTTTTATATAGGTATGtggtgtatttttatttttatattttgaaCAACACATAGTGATTCGCATGATTACCTTCCAAAAAGCATCCAGTTTCCTTAACATCGCCAGGCAAATAATTCTTGTGTTTACATAGAAAGAGACGAAGATTCCCAGTTGAGATATTTTCAAGAGTATACAAAAGaaggtttgttttttgtttgttctgcTTGGCCAGAGATGCaaaatgaaagtttttttttgtctgtgaagcAAAAGAGCCCCTCAGGCTGAAAGAgggagtggggatgggggggctgaGTTTTTCTCTCACAGtaagaaaatgcagtgttaatccaacacttaggGAGTTGTTTTAACATCTTCTAcaatgtatttggtcccagagtactgcaagcattgaattaacacagcatttttacaGCATGGGTCATCATTGATCTGTCCTCTCTGCAGATGTGACTATATTTCATGTaaccagtgcttgaagtggggggagggggaggacggGGACTCAGGGGAACTCAGGGGAACTCAGTTTcccttcctcataattttcatcatcagcgtTCCGGCACAACTTATCTCGTGCGCCGCTTTTTAGAAGTGGCAAGAGAAAAAAACTGGAatggttcctgcacctctttttttccacttcaagcactgcatgTGACACCACCCTAGCTAACATTGCTGTGTGTTTGCTTGATGCAAGTTGAGGATGGGTGTCCGTAGGCAAACTTAACGGCATCACACAGTATCAAATATTTGAGGCTTATGGTTTAAGTTTTCAGTCTCCGAATAGAGTTTATGTTTTTGAGTTTCCACAGACATGCCGAAGACCAGTACCTAGCGGCAAATACTTGAGGGTCTTGTTTTAAATGCTCTGCTTTTGCATGGATTCCAGCAATGCATTTTCCCCTTCACTATGCCGTGTTGCTTATTTTGGACCCATTTTTTGGTTACTTCTCAACGAAACATATTTGATTCATGAATAGTGTTTTGGGGGCAATTCTCCCCAAACTGTTCTATGGGAAGAAGACGTGTGGGGAAAGAATTCTGGCTTGTGATTCAGTCAGCCAAGTGAATGGGGTACCCAAGCAGTACTGCCGATGACTGCTGCTATGTCGATAATCTGTCAGTGTGTGAATAGACGTGAGATGCTCATGGGAAATGAAGAAGAGACGAGAGTacatttgccttgccttgcctttccttgccTCGCTTGCTGAGTTTTTAAAATGCCCCAATTTTTGACAGTGTGCTGACTCCTATTCCAATACCATCCTATATTATTTCGTAAATATCTGTATTTTTTTGTGGCATGACTTTCACAACTGAATCAGCATGTTTCAAATCTGACAGGGCCTCATCCAAAATTGTCTGGCTCAAAGACCCCTCCGACCAGGGCCGCCGacgtggtgggggggtggggggtcaaaggggtatgttgtcccaggcccaatgagataggggccccataattgtgtccccattacattgtatgtattgggaagggggccctttcagattactttgtcccgggcccagcaaaatctgtcagcgccCCCTCCGAGGGCTGCAACCGTTTGAAAAAGAGGCCATTCCGCTCCGTAACTCTGCACTAGTAGCGTAACGCTACACTGCCTTGCTCACACACCCATTTGTTTTTGTAGCATACCACTAAACATCCGTCcctgactgatttttttttctcttgtcctctctagCAATACGCTACCGAGCACATCCACATCAGTGACGAGGGCGAGCTGGAGACGCAGATGGGCGAGACAGACGATGTTATTCAGTACATCACGTTTCAAGCTGAGCGAGGGGACATCGAGGCTCAGGTAGCAGCTGTAGTGTCTGCGGTGGGTCTGCCTGCCGTCCGTTTGGACGTGGCGAGCaaacatacacgtacatacatacacatggtgGTGACGCACTTTTCTCTGTGACAGAAACACCTGGCCAAAGTTCTGTTCTGGGGACTCAACGGCGTGCCTAAGGACGTGGGGGGCGCGGCGCGATGGTTCGCCCAAAGCGCCATGCAGATGACGGATGCCAAAGCCGTGTATGACTACTCCATCTTGCTGCTCAAGGTATGCCACGCCTGTCGCATCAAGTTAAATGAAATCAAatgaaatgacattacattacacttagctgacgctttttatccaaagcgacttatagttatttaggtacagggtattggttacatggccctagagcaatgtggggtcaggtaccttgctcaagagtacttcagccatggatggaggtgctggtaagggtgggatttgaacatgcaaccctctgatctaaaggccagcactctacccattgag
This is a stretch of genomic DNA from Engraulis encrasicolus isolate BLACKSEA-1 chromosome 6, IST_EnEncr_1.0, whole genome shotgun sequence. It encodes these proteins:
- the LOC134451362 gene encoding protein sel-1 homolog 3 — translated: MKVSPSFCLFISFTTLISLVACELLPPITRPQTGYGEEDRYFVQFDSVPEVVARNSTARVRYQCPKACRVGLEVVLTTPHKTEQLVFRRTWTSVKNLGNPRVRMVPVKLPPFVVHKQNHHFHTRFSDANKEVVIRAWLADIGTQDATESHAKDGEYHHGSLAHTFKLLLRTVLPVDGPAQAPATCSTSWGTELLWQLAEGRIQQCPYETDAVDLMEFPMVSTGEHYGVIRVFQPFVNGELETARYHNVEHPRMAISVWIYLLNWCSGMRCAIMKHVDELNSFGTPLIMLTNAGNIVIQVRLGSRVEKAFTAYTSLPILTWIRLDCYVEYTQVKLQVNYKTVSEAMVSAVHVYDFEEDILCNDTSGYLVIGGSRFMTGFFGYVGPVRYYRLGTTEVINPLHPAKTLKELDKAHWECEEVRLVIDEFMDGLVVHRDALDVCYSYYAAQMRRYGQMTCAQVLEWDSHRKYWPALKLIVTQEDIVSGEWGSVAALALGSRLFEEAVGRMAQGEDSGSQPQLQLQPLQLRPELSPLALLKVSSCLGHHQAALLLATVHLAGFGVPVDLQQGHVYSLFGASGDDRLALLHLGYKHMYGLEGFAQDPALAYSYYVNIAKQTSVDRDRVDDAQQYATEHIHISDEGELETQMGETDDVIQYITFQAERGDIEAQKHLAKVLFWGLNGVPKDVGGAARWFAQSAMQMTDAKAVYDYSILLLKGHGVKKNITLGLQLMEEAAAMGSDEALNGLGWYYSTVAKDHETALRYFRLAAQSGSGDAVFNMGVYYLQGHPIRNETAAFECFLNSSYGGHVDGTIEAANYLSTGTLPGVTRDLEKAVMLLKRISEQNGHLGYANRKALQAYLQGSRREALVRHAMLAETGLEVAQSNAGHLCEELNHSSACQWRYYKHSISNYAPHHSGLLKMGDWYVQNLDSLTDVDSTQLAMEMYSRAALAGSPQGIYNLAVLIEEGQDIPPSILDRMGVPAERRFENGAIVMHLLQRCVELGEEQEEEALSPCALSLLRVSVQMAWRDLTHTPLHLTLAYGMLGGLLIAVAYVIGQIVLGHASLPALRRGDGGGDGTFAGSGDAAPVRPADRQQSTAMDGASQREMGSPRADPSREAMQAGAARLRLRQGGRGREREQGLHHEGERALGEAIDMAVTVAGVCLCALSTMLLSHLL